From the genome of Pseudomonadota bacterium, one region includes:
- a CDS encoding DUF3392 family protein, with protein sequence MTVEQLGTLAFWNGLVRPHATEIVLILTAGIVALANRYVLKLVTGWTSSFNKVTRFLTFLLVCAVGYTGLALGVSFALREGFSLKGGMYMAPAVLVLLVLLAIEAQRQRQA encoded by the coding sequence ATGACCGTCGAGCAACTCGGAACCCTGGCATTCTGGAACGGCCTCGTCCGGCCGCACGCGACCGAGATCGTGCTGATCCTCACCGCGGGGATCGTCGCGCTCGCGAACAGGTACGTGCTCAAGCTCGTGACCGGATGGACGTCGTCGTTCAACAAGGTCACGCGCTTCCTCACGTTCCTCCTCGTGTGCGCCGTCGGCTACACCGGGCTCGCGCTCGGCGTCTCGTTCGCGCTGCGGGAGGGCTTCTCGCTCAAGGGCGGGATGTACATGGCGCCGGCCGTGCTCGTCCTGCTCGTGCTCCTGGCGATCGAGGCCCAGCGCCAGCGCCAGGCGTAG
- a CDS encoding GDSL-type esterase/lipase family protein gives MTLLVLTALFRARGCVPLRLAAVAVIGLVAISCPRAAHLAESSRPARGAEAFAIPDDPWADGGVEVDEGAVGDGLGLARIVPLEIEPLAPFFIALARAEREGDGLVRAVHYGDSHTAADLLTAAIRRALQDRFGDGGRGFVALGRPWKSYKPKDVEIATSGAADWRAERVLVAVDPATLDGRYGLGGVCTMGSRRGAFVRVATSDGDYGDEAASFDVYYMVRRGGGSFDVRVDGRKVGTVSTDGDGPRSGFFRAEAEPGSHALEVRLRGDGAVRLFGVAVEGRGPGIVYDNLGVNGAFFYTPLRWDAALLAEQIERRSPDLIVTMYGSNEVDSRTITRESYRADVRRVMARFREGAPDASCLLLGPPDRRGRDSRSGATQLAWIIEAQRDVAEEIGCGFVDLQELMGGPGSHGAWERQGLARKDGVHLTARGYRVVGERLAEEIVGAYEEYREGNPLAGTE, from the coding sequence ATGACACTCCTCGTGCTCACGGCCCTGTTTCGCGCCCGCGGCTGCGTCCCCTTGCGGCTCGCCGCGGTCGCCGTGATCGGGCTCGTGGCGATCTCGTGTCCCCGCGCCGCGCACCTCGCCGAGTCCTCGAGGCCCGCGCGGGGCGCCGAGGCGTTCGCGATCCCGGACGACCCGTGGGCGGACGGCGGGGTCGAGGTGGACGAGGGCGCGGTCGGCGACGGGCTCGGGCTCGCCAGGATCGTCCCGCTCGAGATCGAGCCCCTAGCGCCGTTCTTCATAGCGCTCGCTCGCGCCGAGCGGGAGGGAGACGGCCTCGTCCGCGCCGTGCACTACGGCGACTCCCACACCGCGGCGGATCTCCTGACCGCGGCGATCCGGCGGGCGCTGCAGGACAGGTTCGGGGACGGCGGGCGCGGCTTCGTCGCCCTCGGCCGCCCGTGGAAGTCGTACAAGCCCAAGGACGTCGAGATCGCGACGTCGGGTGCCGCCGACTGGCGGGCCGAGCGCGTGCTCGTGGCCGTCGATCCCGCGACCCTGGACGGGCGGTACGGGCTCGGCGGGGTGTGCACCATGGGCTCGCGACGCGGCGCGTTCGTCCGCGTGGCCACGTCGGACGGCGACTACGGCGACGAGGCCGCGTCGTTCGACGTGTACTACATGGTGCGGCGCGGCGGGGGATCGTTCGACGTGCGCGTCGACGGGCGCAAGGTCGGGACGGTGTCGACCGACGGGGACGGGCCGCGGTCCGGCTTCTTCCGCGCCGAAGCCGAGCCGGGATCGCACGCGCTCGAGGTGCGGCTGCGGGGCGACGGCGCGGTCCGCCTGTTCGGCGTGGCCGTGGAGGGGCGCGGGCCGGGGATCGTCTACGACAACCTCGGCGTCAACGGCGCGTTCTTCTACACCCCGCTGCGCTGGGACGCGGCGCTGCTCGCCGAGCAGATCGAGCGCCGGAGCCCGGATCTGATCGTCACGATGTACGGATCCAACGAGGTCGACTCGCGCACCATCACGAGGGAGTCGTACCGCGCCGACGTGCGTCGGGTGATGGCGAGGTTCCGCGAAGGGGCGCCCGACGCGTCGTGCCTGCTCCTCGGCCCGCCGGATCGCCGCGGCCGCGATTCCCGCTCGGGAGCAACGCAGCTCGCGTGGATCATCGAGGCGCAGCGCGACGTCGCGGAGGAGATCGGGTGCGGCTTTGTCGATCTGCAGGAGCTCATGGGAGGTCCGGGATCGCACGGCGCGTGGGAGCGCCAGGGCCTCGCCCGCAAGGACGGCGTGCACCTCACGGCGCGCGGGTACCGCGTCGTCGGCGAGCGCCTCGCCGAGGAGATCGTCGGCGCGTACGAGGAGTACCGCGAGGGCAACCCCCTCGCCGGAACGGAGTAG
- a CDS encoding MBOAT family protein, whose amino-acid sequence MLFSSTAYAALLLAAFGGFWALAAFLPGKRTARSAFLLAVSYFFYGTWNPRYLVLIFASSSHDYLVGRLLGAAERPAHRRLLLLASVGADLAVLGAFKYFDFFADSFAALLAVFGVVAVPPHLGLLLPVGISFYTFQSLSYTIEVYRGRLAPTRNYVDYLAFVSFFPQLLAGPITRAAAFLPQLLRAPSLTPERASRAVFLIGLGLVKKIAIADLLGAQLVNPVFSNPVMYSAAETLAAAYGYSFQIYMDFSAYSDIAIGSAALLGFELPRNFAAPYVSASLREFWQRWHISLSTWLRDFLYIPLGGSRHGALRTYLALIATMFLGGLWHGAAAKFVVWGLIHGAALVITRLVQRSGLPGRLPGRLRRAVGVVLTFHVVTAAWVFFGAPSFDGALEIFRSLGSGDLSAANLGLPALAALAIAVAAHPVRDAWFDRVVALFHRIPAPAQALLFVCAVLAARQIASTDVAPFIYFQF is encoded by the coding sequence ATGCTCTTTAGCTCCACCGCGTACGCCGCGCTGTTGCTCGCCGCGTTCGGCGGGTTCTGGGCGCTCGCCGCGTTCCTCCCCGGGAAGCGGACGGCGCGCAGCGCGTTCCTGCTCGCGGTCAGCTACTTTTTCTACGGGACGTGGAACCCGCGCTACCTCGTCCTGATCTTCGCGTCGTCCTCGCACGACTACCTCGTCGGGCGGCTGCTCGGCGCGGCCGAGCGCCCGGCGCACAGGAGGCTCCTCCTGCTCGCGAGCGTCGGCGCGGATCTCGCGGTGCTCGGCGCGTTCAAGTACTTCGACTTCTTCGCGGACTCTTTCGCCGCCCTGCTCGCGGTCTTCGGGGTCGTGGCCGTGCCGCCGCACCTCGGGCTGCTCCTGCCGGTCGGGATCTCGTTCTACACGTTCCAGTCGCTGAGCTACACGATCGAGGTGTACCGCGGCCGGCTCGCCCCGACGCGCAACTACGTCGACTACCTCGCGTTCGTCTCGTTCTTCCCGCAGCTGCTCGCCGGGCCTATCACCCGCGCCGCGGCGTTCCTGCCGCAGCTCCTTCGGGCGCCGTCGCTCACCCCCGAGCGCGCGAGCCGGGCGGTCTTCCTCATCGGGCTCGGGCTCGTCAAGAAGATCGCGATCGCGGACCTGCTCGGCGCGCAGCTCGTGAACCCGGTGTTCTCGAACCCGGTCATGTACTCGGCGGCGGAGACGCTGGCCGCGGCCTACGGCTACAGCTTCCAGATCTACATGGACTTCTCGGCGTACTCCGACATCGCGATCGGCTCGGCCGCGCTCCTCGGCTTCGAGCTGCCGCGCAACTTCGCCGCGCCGTACGTCTCGGCGAGCCTCCGCGAGTTCTGGCAGAGGTGGCACATCTCGCTCTCCACCTGGCTGCGCGACTTCCTCTACATCCCCCTCGGCGGCTCGCGCCACGGCGCGCTGCGAACCTACCTCGCGCTGATCGCGACGATGTTCTTGGGCGGCCTCTGGCACGGTGCGGCCGCGAAGTTCGTGGTCTGGGGTCTCATCCACGGCGCGGCGCTCGTGATCACGCGGCTCGTCCAGAGATCCGGCCTCCCGGGCCGCCTCCCGGGCCGCCTGCGCCGGGCCGTCGGCGTCGTCCTCACGTTCCACGTCGTGACCGCGGCCTGGGTGTTCTTCGGCGCGCCCTCGTTCGACGGCGCCCTCGAGATCTTCCGGTCGCTCGGATCCGGGGACTTGAGCGCGGCGAACCTCGGGCTGCCGGCGCTCGCGGCGCTCGCCATCGCGGTCGCGGCGCACCCGGTCCGGGACGCCTGGTTCGACCGCGTCGTCGCGCTGTTCCACAGGATCCCCGCCCCGGCGCAAGCGCTCCTCTTCGTCTGCGCGGTGCTCGCGGCCCGGCAGATCGCGTCGACGGACGTGGCCCCGTTCATCTATTTCCAGTTCTGA